From one Odontesthes bonariensis isolate fOdoBon6 chromosome 14, fOdoBon6.hap1, whole genome shotgun sequence genomic stretch:
- the LOC142399311 gene encoding ras-related protein Rab-18-B — MDEDVLTTLKLLIIGESGVGKSSLLLRFTDDTFDPDQSATIGVDFKVKTLSIEGNKAKLAIWDTAGQERFRTLTPSYYRGAQGVILVYDVTKRDTFTKLENWLNELETYSTRNDIVKMLVGNKIDMDDREVDRNEGLKFARKHSMLFIEASAKTKDGVQCAFEELVEKILQTPGLWESDNQGQRIQLGDQDQARGRACGGYCSIP, encoded by the exons ATGGATGAAGACGTGTTGACAACTCTGAAACTGTTGATAATTGGCGAAAGTGGAGTCGGAAAGTCCAG CCTCCTCCTGCGGTTCACAGACGACACTTTTGATCCAGACCAGTCAGCCACAATAG GTGTGGACTTCAAAGTAAAGACACTCTCAATAGAAGGGAACAAAGCAAAGCTTGCTATTTGG GACACAGCTGGACAGGAGAGGTTTCGCACTCTGACACCCAGCTACTATCGCGGCGCACAGGGGGTCATACTCG tgtATGATGTCACAAAGCGTGACACATTTACGAAGCTCGAAAACTGGCTGAACGAGCTGGAGACCTACTCGACACGCAACGACATTGTGAAGATGCTGGTCGGCAACAAAATCGACATG GATGATCGCGAGGTGGACAGAAACGAGGGGCTGAAGTTCGCCAGGAAACACTCTATGCTCTTTATCG AGGCCAGTGCGAAGACCAAAGACGGCGTCCAGTGTGCCTTTGAGGAGCTGGTAGAGAAGATCCTCCAGACTCCGGGGCTCTGGGAGAGCGATAACCAGGGCCAGAGGATCCAGCTTGGGGACCAGGATCAGGCCAGAGGCAGAGCGTGCGGAGGGTACTGTTCCATACCCTGA